From Ramlibacter tataouinensis, the proteins below share one genomic window:
- a CDS encoding RNA pyrophosphohydrolase: protein MLDRDGFRPNVGIILLNQKNQVFWGKRIRTHSWQFPQGGIDRGETPEQAMFRELHEEVGLMPEHVRIVARTRDWLRYEVPDRYIRRDARGHYKGQKQIWYLLQLMGQDWNLNLRATNHPEFDAWRWNDYWVPLDVVVEFKRGVYEMALTELARFLPRHDHRNRYLRSGMRARDHDSADHAHHHDVAHGPAFELPPGATFEPDPQAAVARQQAKDKHAP from the coding sequence ATGCTTGACCGGGACGGCTTTCGGCCCAACGTCGGCATCATCCTGCTCAACCAGAAGAACCAGGTGTTCTGGGGCAAGCGGATTCGCACCCACAGCTGGCAATTCCCGCAGGGGGGCATCGATCGCGGAGAGACCCCTGAGCAGGCGATGTTTCGCGAACTGCACGAGGAAGTAGGCCTCATGCCTGAGCATGTGCGGATCGTTGCCCGCACCCGCGACTGGCTGCGCTACGAGGTACCCGATCGCTACATCCGCCGCGACGCGCGCGGCCACTACAAGGGCCAGAAGCAGATCTGGTACCTGCTGCAACTCATGGGGCAGGACTGGAACCTGAACCTGCGTGCGACCAATCACCCGGAGTTCGACGCCTGGCGCTGGAACGACTATTGGGTGCCGCTGGACGTCGTGGTGGAATTCAAGCGTGGCGTCTACGAGATGGCGCTGACCGAACTGGCGCGCTTCCTTCCTCGCCACGACCACCGCAACCGCTACTTGCGCAGCGGCATGCGCGCGCGCGATCACGACAGCGCCGATCACGCGCATCACCATGACGTCGCGCACGGACCGGCCTTCGAGTTGCCGCCCGGCGCCACCTTCGAGCCCGACCCGCAGGCAGCGGTGGCGCGCCAACAGGCCAAGGACAAGCATGCGCCGTGA
- a CDS encoding CNP1-like family protein, giving the protein MRRELAGLAAACAAFAASAQLNPSDPDWREAAPPPPPALRTDKLVGVDLSGSALRFGVDPDSVTVGSDRVVRYVVVATSTSGAVNAMYEGIRCDRALYRVYARHTPGAGWTPAQDDWRPIHEVAAARHTLAIARNGACVGNASNMSAAQVLRDLKASPEMRFRTEAR; this is encoded by the coding sequence ATGCGCCGTGAACTGGCGGGATTGGCGGCCGCCTGCGCCGCATTCGCAGCCTCTGCCCAGCTGAACCCTTCCGACCCCGACTGGCGGGAAGCCGCGCCGCCGCCGCCGCCGGCGCTGCGCACGGACAAGCTGGTCGGCGTGGACCTGTCCGGTTCTGCCCTGCGCTTCGGCGTCGATCCCGATTCGGTGACCGTCGGCAGCGACCGTGTCGTGAGGTACGTGGTGGTGGCCACCAGCACCTCGGGCGCGGTCAACGCGATGTACGAAGGCATCCGCTGCGACAGGGCGCTGTACCGGGTGTATGCGCGTCACACCCCCGGGGCGGGATGGACGCCGGCGCAGGACGACTGGCGTCCGATCCACGAAGTGGCGGCGGCCCGCCACACGCTGGCGATCGCGCGCAACGGCGCCTGCGTCGGCAATGCCTCCAACATGTCGGCGGCGCAGGTGCTGCGCGACCTGAAGGCCTCGCCGGAAATGCGCTTCCGGACGGAGGCGCGCTAG
- the proB gene encoding glutamate 5-kinase codes for MSDKSSSVLHDARRIVVKVGSSLVTNEGRGLDEQAIGEWSRQLAALARDGREVIMVSSGAIAEGMKRLGWTTRPHEIHELQAAAAVGQMGLAQMYETKLREHGMGSAQVLLTHADLADRERYLNARSTLLALLRLNVVPVINENDTVVNDEIKFGDNDTLGALVANLVEADALVILTDQKGLYSADPRKDPGATFIHEARAGDPALEAMAGGVGSSLGRGGMITKILAAKRAAGSGASTVIAWGRETDCLLRLARGEAIGTLLVAPTQKSQARKRWMADHLQLRGSVTVDEGAAAKVRAEGKSLLPIGMTAVEGEFSRGDVIAVRDPSGGEIARGLANYASAEARLLCRRPSAEIERLLGYVAEPEMIHRTNLVVTR; via the coding sequence ATGTCTGACAAATCCTCCTCCGTGCTGCACGATGCCCGTCGCATCGTGGTCAAGGTCGGCTCCAGCCTGGTGACTAATGAAGGCCGCGGCCTGGACGAACAGGCCATCGGCGAATGGAGCCGCCAGCTCGCGGCGCTGGCGCGTGACGGCCGGGAAGTGATCATGGTGTCCAGCGGCGCGATCGCCGAGGGCATGAAGCGTCTGGGCTGGACCACGCGTCCGCACGAGATCCACGAGCTGCAGGCCGCCGCTGCGGTCGGGCAGATGGGCCTCGCCCAGATGTACGAGACCAAGCTGCGCGAACACGGCATGGGCTCGGCGCAGGTGCTGCTCACGCATGCAGATCTCGCCGACCGCGAGCGTTACCTGAACGCCCGCTCGACCCTGCTGGCGCTGCTGCGGCTGAACGTCGTGCCCGTGATCAACGAGAACGACACGGTTGTCAACGATGAGATCAAGTTCGGTGACAACGACACGCTGGGCGCGCTGGTGGCCAACCTGGTCGAAGCCGATGCGCTGGTCATCCTGACCGACCAGAAGGGCCTGTACAGCGCGGACCCGCGCAAGGACCCGGGCGCAACCTTCATCCATGAAGCGCGCGCCGGCGACCCGGCACTTGAGGCCATGGCCGGCGGCGTCGGCTCCAGCCTGGGCCGCGGCGGCATGATCACCAAGATCCTGGCTGCCAAGCGCGCGGCCGGCTCCGGCGCATCCACCGTGATCGCCTGGGGCCGCGAAACCGACTGCCTGTTGCGCTTGGCGCGCGGCGAGGCCATCGGCACCCTTCTGGTGGCGCCCACGCAGAAAAGCCAGGCGCGCAAGCGCTGGATGGCCGATCACCTGCAATTGCGTGGGTCCGTCACCGTGGACGAAGGCGCGGCCGCGAAGGTGCGTGCCGAAGGCAAGAGCCTGCTGCCGATCGGCATGACGGCGGTGGAGGGCGAGTTCTCGCGCGGGGACGTGATCGCGGTGCGCGACCCATCAGGCGGCGAGATCGCGCGCGGCCTGGCCAACTATGCGAGCGCCGAGGCGCGCCTGCTCTGCCGCAGGCCCTCGGCCGAGATCGAGCGGCTGCTCGGTTACGTCGCCGAACCCGAGATGATCCACCGGACCAACCTGGTGGTCACGCGCTAA
- the cgtA gene encoding Obg family GTPase CgtA: MKFVDEAYIDIAAGDGGNGCVSFRHEKYKEFGGPNGGDGGRGGHVWALADPNLNTLVDFRFSRRHEAKRGEHGMGSDMFGAAGDDILLKMPVGTIISDAETGEVLYELLTPGEQIMIAKGGDGGFGNMRFKSAINRAPRQKTPGWPGEKKNLKLELKVLADVGLLGMPNAGKSTLIAAVSNARPKIADYPFTTLHPNLGVVRVGPEQSFVVADVPGLIEGAAEGAGLGHQFLRHLQRTRVLLHLVDLAPFDDSVDPVAQAKAIVAELKKYDHALYEKPRWLVLNKVDMIDAAEREARVKDFVKRFKYKGPVFQISALTHEGCDQLVKAVYQHVHSLQVAEQPAAEIDPRFQDV; this comes from the coding sequence ATGAAGTTCGTTGACGAAGCCTACATCGACATCGCCGCCGGCGACGGGGGCAACGGCTGCGTGTCGTTCCGTCACGAGAAGTACAAGGAGTTCGGCGGCCCCAATGGCGGCGATGGCGGCCGCGGCGGCCATGTCTGGGCGCTGGCCGACCCCAACCTCAATACGCTGGTCGATTTCCGTTTCTCGCGCCGCCACGAAGCCAAGCGCGGCGAACACGGCATGGGCTCCGACATGTTCGGCGCGGCGGGTGACGACATCCTGCTGAAGATGCCGGTGGGCACCATCATCAGCGATGCCGAAACGGGCGAAGTGCTGTACGAGCTGCTCACGCCGGGCGAGCAGATCATGATCGCCAAGGGCGGCGACGGCGGCTTCGGCAACATGCGCTTCAAGAGCGCGATCAACCGCGCGCCGCGCCAGAAGACGCCTGGCTGGCCCGGCGAAAAGAAGAACCTGAAGCTGGAGCTGAAGGTGCTGGCCGATGTCGGCCTGCTGGGCATGCCCAACGCGGGCAAGTCGACCCTGATCGCGGCCGTCTCGAATGCGCGGCCGAAGATTGCCGATTACCCCTTCACCACGCTGCACCCGAACCTGGGCGTGGTGCGCGTCGGTCCGGAGCAGAGTTTCGTGGTGGCCGACGTGCCCGGCCTGATCGAGGGTGCCGCCGAGGGCGCGGGCCTGGGGCATCAGTTCCTGCGCCACCTGCAGCGCACGCGCGTTCTGTTGCATCTGGTGGACCTGGCGCCCTTCGACGACAGCGTCGATCCGGTCGCGCAGGCCAAGGCCATCGTCGCCGAGCTGAAGAAGTACGACCACGCGCTTTACGAGAAGCCGCGCTGGCTGGTCTTGAACAAGGTCGACATGATCGACGCGGCCGAGCGCGAGGCCCGCGTCAAGGATTTCGTCAAACGTTTCAAGTACAAGGGCCCGGTGTTCCAGATCTCGGCGCTCACGCACGAGGGCTGCGACCAGCTGGTCAAGGCCGTGTACCAGCACGTCCATTCGCTGCAGGTGGCCGAGCAGCCCGCGGCGGAAATCGATCCCCGCTTCCAGGATGTCTGA
- the rpmA gene encoding 50S ribosomal protein L27 — translation MAQKKGGGSTRNGRDSQPKMLGVKAFGGELISAGSIIVRQRGTKFHPGTNVGVGKDHTLFALVDGHVQFQTKGALNKHTVNVVPA, via the coding sequence ATGGCACAGAAAAAAGGCGGCGGCTCTACGCGAAACGGGCGGGACTCCCAGCCCAAGATGCTCGGCGTGAAGGCATTCGGCGGTGAACTGATCAGCGCCGGTTCCATCATCGTGCGCCAGCGCGGCACCAAGTTCCACCCCGGCACCAACGTCGGCGTGGGCAAGGACCACACCCTGTTCGCCCTGGTGGACGGCCACGTGCAGTTCCAGACCAAGGGCGCGCTCAACAAGCACACGGTAAACGTGGTCCCGGCCTGA
- the rplU gene encoding 50S ribosomal protein L21 produces the protein MYAVIKTGGKQYRVASGEKIKVEQIAADVGQEIVIDQVLAVGNGSELKVGTPLVSGATVKATVVAHGLHDKVRIFKMRRRKHYQKRQGHRQQFTELQIGAIAA, from the coding sequence ATGTACGCGGTCATAAAAACCGGTGGCAAGCAATATCGCGTTGCTTCCGGCGAAAAGATCAAAGTAGAACAGATTGCTGCGGACGTAGGCCAGGAAATCGTGATCGACCAAGTTCTCGCCGTCGGCAACGGCAGCGAGCTGAAGGTCGGCACTCCCCTGGTGTCCGGTGCCACTGTCAAAGCCACGGTCGTGGCGCACGGCTTGCACGACAAGGTCCGCATCTTCAAGATGCGCCGTCGCAAGCACTACCAGAAGCGCCAAGGGCATCGCCAGCAGTTCACCGAGCTGCAAATCGGCGCCATTGCCGCCTAA
- a CDS encoding polyprenyl synthetase family protein, with the protein MAEVDAVIARRLDSGAPLVGEVSRYIISAGGKRLRPALLLLVCGALGYTGAQRFNLAAVVEFIHTATLLHDDVVDESTLRRGRATANESFGNPASVLVGDFLYSRAFQMMLDAGQMRVMEILADATNVIAEGEVLQLMNMHDASLDEAGYLRVIRSKTAKLFEASARLGAVLAGADAQIEEACANYGQALGTAFQVIDDVLDYDGDAGEMGKNLGDDLREGKATLPLIAAMRRGTPDQRALIEHAIQTGGSGELGKIVAIVRETGALDVTREAAAAEANRAIEAARQLPRNECSEGLLQLAAQLLQRRA; encoded by the coding sequence ATGGCCGAGGTGGACGCTGTCATCGCGCGCCGCCTCGACTCCGGCGCGCCCCTGGTGGGCGAAGTATCACGCTACATCATCTCGGCCGGCGGCAAGCGCCTGCGCCCGGCCCTGCTGCTGCTGGTGTGCGGGGCACTGGGCTACACCGGCGCGCAGCGCTTCAACCTGGCGGCGGTCGTCGAATTCATCCATACGGCCACCCTGCTCCACGACGACGTGGTCGATGAATCCACCCTGCGGCGGGGCCGCGCCACGGCCAACGAGAGCTTCGGCAACCCCGCGAGCGTGCTGGTGGGCGACTTCCTGTACTCGCGCGCCTTCCAGATGATGCTGGATGCGGGACAGATGCGGGTGATGGAGATCCTGGCCGACGCCACCAACGTCATCGCCGAGGGTGAAGTGCTGCAGCTGATGAACATGCACGACGCCTCCCTCGACGAAGCGGGCTACCTGCGCGTGATCCGCTCCAAGACGGCCAAGCTGTTCGAGGCCAGCGCCCGCCTGGGCGCGGTGCTCGCCGGCGCCGACGCGCAGATCGAGGAAGCCTGCGCGAACTACGGCCAGGCCCTGGGCACCGCCTTCCAGGTGATCGACGACGTGCTCGATTACGACGGCGACGCCGGCGAGATGGGCAAGAACCTCGGCGACGACCTGCGCGAAGGCAAGGCGACGCTGCCCCTGATTGCCGCCATGCGGCGCGGCACGCCCGACCAACGCGCGCTGATCGAGCATGCGATCCAGACGGGCGGCTCGGGCGAGCTCGGGAAAATCGTGGCCATCGTGCGCGAAACCGGCGCGCTCGACGTCACCCGCGAGGCCGCGGCCGCCGAAGCAAATCGGGCAATTGAAGCGGCGCGCCAACTGCCGCGCAACGAATGCAGCGAGGGTTTGCTACAATTGGCGGCTCAACTGCTTCAGCGCCGCGCCTGA
- a CDS encoding AAA family ATPase yields the protein MDPTQQRVAVCGPVGSGKTTLVSALAAHWGVPALAEGMAPLVNAETRFRRLRQKTAVTQEELKPAVQSCVKAYRQCVAAREQAYRRPGGFVADRWEADLMDFWLVTMAPHADDRVTGEFLYEVQRKSEQLSAIVILPLRRPGVAEDRNEMEMRRNLKFSGTLLNWLVTSALARQFTKVPVLFVTNEAASVQERVQQVEHLLREAQRP from the coding sequence ATGGACCCAACTCAACAGAGAGTCGCCGTCTGCGGGCCCGTGGGCTCTGGCAAGACCACGCTCGTGAGCGCGCTCGCGGCCCACTGGGGCGTGCCCGCGCTGGCCGAGGGCATGGCGCCACTGGTCAATGCCGAAACCCGGTTTCGCCGCTTGCGGCAGAAAACCGCGGTGACGCAGGAAGAACTCAAGCCCGCGGTCCAGTCGTGCGTGAAGGCCTACCGCCAATGCGTCGCCGCGCGCGAGCAGGCGTACCGCCGGCCCGGCGGGTTCGTCGCCGACCGCTGGGAGGCCGACCTGATGGATTTCTGGCTGGTGACCATGGCGCCGCACGCCGATGACCGGGTCACGGGCGAATTCCTCTACGAGGTGCAACGCAAGTCGGAGCAGCTTTCAGCAATCGTGATCCTGCCCCTGCGCCGGCCCGGCGTGGCGGAAGACAGGAACGAGATGGAGATGCGCCGCAACCTCAAGTTCAGCGGCACGCTGCTGAACTGGCTGGTCACCTCCGCCCTGGCGCGGCAGTTCACCAAGGTGCCGGTGCTCTTCGTCACCAACGAGGCCGCGTCCGTGCAGGAGCGCGTGCAGCAGGTCGAGCACCTGTTGCGCGAGGCGCAGCGTCCATGA
- a CDS encoding acetate--CoA ligase family protein: protein MSSPPVPVRGIVLSKQWTGLRGAAHGIGQSTMTGQLLVAADPGRQDRFDAVMAQLLDEPAPVLDAALPPPQAAVQRLLQWYGLVQRSQRVPVFGDGRVFASTAVDGGLCFHVALPFHTPAAASRTLAWLAHAMAATEGEGEASGDAAGLQHGFSQLLLDLRKQALEGTNNFYLVQAGHALGIPTSPMLPGMFRFGQGARLRWLHSTMTDRTSGLAVQIAHSKRTSAQVLRMHGLPVPRHEVAADAEAAVQAARRIGFPVVIKPDDQEQGRGVAAGLEDEAAVRQAFAEARALSAVVLVEKHHSGADYRINVLDGKVIKILHRRPGAVDGDGIHTVDQLVEIDLAGPRLRRAVRQTGRRVLDIDDEALSLLAEQGLRRDQVPEAGRRVLLRRKCNISAGGIQTLVQPEDAHPDNLALAIDATRAVGLDLCGVDMLLPDIRQSWRETGGVVIEVNAKPQIGYSTAPEVYELIVRRLVEGDGRVPVHLALVSSGGAAPPEQLLAMARSLGCNGVASAQGAWIDGRMRGQPVRDGFEAAGRLLVDRELTGLLCALDAAEIIANGLPVDRVDAIHRLGEPADARQRALLAQALAMAGPLCRQAGAR, encoded by the coding sequence ATGAGCTCCCCGCCCGTACCCGTCCGAGGCATCGTCCTGAGCAAGCAGTGGACGGGCCTGCGCGGCGCCGCGCACGGCATCGGGCAGTCCACGATGACCGGACAGCTGCTCGTCGCGGCCGACCCCGGCCGGCAGGACCGTTTCGATGCCGTCATGGCGCAGCTGCTCGACGAGCCGGCGCCCGTCCTCGACGCCGCGCTGCCCCCGCCGCAGGCCGCGGTCCAGCGGCTGCTGCAGTGGTACGGACTCGTGCAGCGCAGCCAGCGGGTGCCGGTATTCGGCGACGGACGCGTGTTCGCGTCGACCGCGGTCGACGGGGGCTTGTGCTTCCACGTCGCCCTGCCCTTTCACACCCCGGCCGCGGCGAGCCGCACCCTCGCTTGGCTCGCCCATGCGATGGCCGCAACCGAGGGCGAGGGCGAGGCCAGCGGGGATGCCGCGGGTTTGCAGCACGGCTTCTCGCAACTGCTGCTGGACCTGCGCAAGCAAGCCCTGGAGGGCACCAACAACTTCTACCTGGTACAGGCCGGCCATGCGCTCGGCATCCCCACCTCCCCCATGCTGCCCGGCATGTTCCGCTTCGGCCAGGGCGCGCGCTTGCGCTGGCTGCACAGCACCATGACCGATCGCACCTCAGGACTCGCGGTGCAGATCGCCCACAGCAAGCGGACGTCGGCGCAGGTGCTGCGCATGCACGGCCTGCCGGTGCCCAGGCATGAAGTGGCGGCCGACGCGGAAGCGGCAGTGCAGGCCGCGCGGCGCATCGGCTTTCCGGTGGTGATCAAGCCGGACGACCAGGAGCAGGGCCGGGGCGTTGCCGCGGGGCTCGAGGACGAAGCCGCGGTGCGCCAGGCCTTTGCCGAGGCGAGAGCGCTCAGCGCCGTCGTGCTGGTGGAAAAGCACCATTCCGGCGCCGACTACCGCATCAACGTGCTCGACGGCAAGGTCATCAAGATCCTGCACCGCCGCCCCGGCGCCGTGGACGGCGACGGCATCCACACAGTCGATCAACTGGTGGAGATCGACCTGGCCGGACCGCGCCTTCGCAGGGCGGTGCGCCAAACCGGCCGCCGGGTGCTGGACATCGACGACGAGGCCTTGTCCCTGCTGGCGGAACAGGGCCTGCGCCGCGATCAGGTTCCCGAAGCGGGACGGCGCGTGCTGCTGCGCCGCAAGTGCAATATCTCCGCCGGCGGCATCCAGACGCTGGTGCAGCCCGAGGACGCCCATCCCGACAACCTCGCCCTTGCCATCGACGCCACCCGCGCCGTGGGGCTGGACCTGTGCGGGGTCGACATGCTGTTGCCCGACATCCGCCAGTCCTGGCGCGAAACGGGTGGCGTGGTGATCGAAGTCAACGCCAAGCCGCAGATCGGCTACAGCACCGCCCCCGAGGTGTATGAGCTCATCGTCAGGCGACTGGTCGAAGGCGACGGCCGCGTGCCCGTGCACCTCGCGCTCGTGAGCAGCGGCGGCGCCGCGCCGCCGGAGCAGCTGCTGGCGATGGCGCGCTCGCTCGGCTGCAACGGCGTGGCCAGCGCGCAAGGCGCATGGATCGACGGGCGCATGCGCGGGCAGCCCGTGCGCGACGGTTTCGAGGCGGCTGGGCGCCTGCTCGTCGACAGGGAATTGACCGGGCTGCTGTGCGCCCTGGATGCGGCCGAAATCATTGCGAACGGCCTGCCCGTGGACCGGGTCGATGCCATTCACCGCCTGGGCGAGCCCGCCGATGCGCGCCAACGCGCCCTGCTGGCGCAGGCGCTCGCCATGGCCGGTCCCCTTTGCAGGCAAGCGGGCGCGCGATGA
- a CDS encoding alkaline phosphatase family protein yields MTRPRVLVIVLDAPNEALLRDWMAAGHLPKLAALRERSAVVELHSTKRFSNEHCWIPMLTGRKRERWDHWLDHWDPRHYRYTEASIYHWLQAPAFYALGDRREVVTFDLTAPLMDGVQGAQVVGWATELNEAYPASRPAGLISELIARHGPDPKMTRAASITNALSGEEGLSYVVPSMYDTRALLDYAQGQVQSVERRTRACLDLLREQPWDLFLAQYSEIHTAGHLLWHLSQPHPLNVLRRDGADPMLEVYRAVDASIGELAAACGPDVHLAVLTLDQIVADCLESARVLLLPEFMYRWNFGGRAALAAGDASAGVPPPRLHFRRHWKHEVWDLRTPEGEAELESPAAQEARGDPMNWCPANWYLPAWPRMRAFAMPSVADGYIRLNVTGREAQGLVAADAFIPTCEEITRELAGLVDPRSGRPLVQRVIRVRDDPFDADPRKTPADLIVVFQDEVPVDAAQSPRFGRIGPVPYFRTGSHNAHDVALTSTMYVSGPRVGPGPVAGRGALEDVGAILLGLLGEPLPADFDGIDRLQ; encoded by the coding sequence ATGACCCGACCCCGCGTCCTTGTGATCGTGCTCGACGCACCCAACGAGGCGCTGCTGCGCGACTGGATGGCCGCCGGCCACCTGCCCAAGCTCGCGGCGCTGCGCGAGCGCTCGGCGGTGGTCGAGCTGCATTCGACCAAACGGTTCAGCAACGAGCACTGCTGGATTCCGATGCTCACCGGTCGCAAGCGCGAGCGCTGGGACCATTGGCTGGACCACTGGGATCCGCGCCACTACCGCTACACCGAGGCGTCCATCTACCACTGGCTGCAGGCGCCCGCCTTCTACGCGCTCGGTGACCGCCGCGAGGTCGTCACCTTCGACCTGACCGCGCCCTTGATGGACGGCGTGCAGGGCGCGCAGGTGGTCGGCTGGGCCACCGAATTGAACGAGGCTTACCCGGCTTCTCGGCCCGCGGGACTGATTTCCGAGCTGATCGCGCGCCACGGGCCCGATCCCAAGATGACCCGCGCGGCGTCAATCACCAATGCGCTGTCGGGCGAAGAGGGCCTGTCGTACGTCGTGCCGAGCATGTACGACACCCGGGCCCTGCTGGACTACGCGCAGGGGCAGGTGCAGTCGGTGGAGCGGCGCACCCGCGCCTGCCTCGATCTGCTGCGCGAGCAGCCCTGGGACCTGTTTCTGGCCCAGTACTCGGAAATCCACACCGCGGGACACCTGCTGTGGCACCTGAGCCAGCCGCACCCCCTGAACGTCCTGCGCCGCGACGGCGCCGATCCGATGCTCGAGGTCTACCGCGCGGTGGACGCCTCCATCGGCGAACTCGCGGCCGCGTGCGGCCCGGACGTCCACCTGGCCGTGCTGACGCTGGACCAGATCGTCGCCGATTGCCTCGAGAGCGCACGTGTCCTGCTGCTGCCGGAGTTCATGTACCGCTGGAACTTCGGCGGCCGGGCCGCGCTCGCCGCCGGCGACGCGTCGGCCGGCGTGCCGCCGCCGCGCCTGCACTTCCGCCGCCACTGGAAGCATGAGGTGTGGGACCTGCGAACGCCCGAGGGCGAAGCCGAACTGGAGTCGCCGGCGGCGCAGGAAGCGCGCGGCGACCCGATGAACTGGTGCCCGGCCAACTGGTACTTGCCGGCGTGGCCACGCATGCGGGCGTTCGCGATGCCCTCGGTGGCGGACGGCTACATCCGGCTCAACGTCACGGGGCGGGAGGCGCAAGGACTGGTGGCGGCCGACGCGTTCATCCCGACCTGCGAGGAGATCACCCGCGAGCTCGCCGGCCTGGTGGACCCGCGCTCCGGCCGGCCGCTGGTGCAGCGCGTGATCCGCGTGCGGGACGACCCCTTCGACGCCGATCCGCGCAAGACGCCCGCCGACCTCATCGTGGTGTTCCAGGACGAGGTGCCGGTCGACGCCGCGCAGTCGCCGCGCTTCGGCCGCATCGGGCCGGTGCCGTACTTCCGCACCGGCAGCCACAATGCGCATGATGTCGCGCTGACCAGCACGATGTATGTGAGCGGGCCGCGAGTCGGGCCGGGGCCCGTCGCCGGCCGCGGCGCGCTGGAGGACGTGGGCGCCATCCTCCTCGGCCTGCTGGGCGAACCGCTGCCCGCAGACTTCGACGGGATCGACCGGCTGCAATGA
- a CDS encoding glycosyltransferase produces MIRVSLHCFDSDPALPQRDGVNLAHAEINRLLGSQQPHPGLDVGFHDFPRLLRDEDYAARTLAPVDCVVCNVGPHAHYYHALRDRLGLGFRIVRDIKTALWSGYLLQESLCEPFLRPGDALLATSEYSRALSLQLFPHLRAEFIHLFEPVLAADAPALAAGQRRPEGVVTLGHLGRLSEDKNFPQKVDLLLELNRTEPGRYRLLAVGAVHSPSCDPAAVARQVQAQTGRDDLFSYQPPVEHDRVFALMRQLDYFLFFSTSNLEVLGRVLVEAGHAGTAVLASRHAAAPELLPEAALLEVRYRAGEPFYSHFDRPLGEVDIEAAAAVIREGRRPLALPAPAINRRASLFAAIAGEPPVLPRRTLDSAPAAFIERLRWEGLPRYATPAQATPVIAELQQWFNSLNAKAGPDFDSRLHELERISRFPERTQRFLASARRTRCDFTNLGGIDIELCNVAGYHPCFELARA; encoded by the coding sequence ATGATCCGCGTCAGCCTGCATTGTTTCGACAGCGACCCGGCGCTGCCGCAGCGCGATGGCGTGAACCTCGCGCACGCGGAAATCAACCGCCTGCTGGGATCGCAGCAGCCGCACCCCGGGCTGGACGTGGGCTTCCACGACTTCCCGCGCCTGCTGCGCGACGAGGACTATGCGGCGCGAACGCTGGCGCCGGTGGACTGCGTCGTCTGCAACGTGGGCCCGCACGCCCACTACTACCACGCGCTGCGGGACCGCCTGGGCCTGGGCTTTCGCATCGTCCGCGACATCAAGACCGCCCTGTGGAGCGGCTACCTGCTGCAGGAAAGCCTGTGCGAGCCTTTCCTGCGTCCCGGCGACGCCCTGCTCGCGACCTCCGAGTATTCGCGCGCGCTCAGCCTGCAGCTGTTCCCGCACCTGCGCGCGGAGTTCATCCACCTCTTCGAACCCGTGCTGGCGGCCGACGCCCCCGCGCTGGCCGCGGGCCAGCGCCGCCCGGAGGGCGTGGTCACGCTCGGCCATCTGGGGCGGCTGTCGGAGGACAAGAATTTCCCGCAGAAGGTCGATCTGCTGCTCGAACTGAACCGGACCGAGCCCGGCCGCTACCGGCTGCTGGCCGTCGGCGCGGTGCACTCGCCCAGCTGCGACCCGGCGGCGGTGGCCCGCCAAGTGCAGGCGCAAACCGGGCGCGACGATCTCTTCAGCTACCAGCCCCCTGTCGAGCACGACCGGGTATTTGCCCTGATGCGGCAGCTGGACTACTTCCTGTTCTTTTCAACCTCCAACCTGGAAGTGCTCGGCCGGGTGCTGGTCGAAGCCGGCCACGCCGGCACGGCCGTGCTGGCGTCCCGCCATGCCGCGGCGCCCGAATTGCTGCCGGAGGCGGCGCTGCTGGAGGTGCGCTACCGGGCCGGGGAGCCCTTCTATTCGCATTTCGACCGGCCCCTGGGCGAGGTCGACATCGAAGCGGCGGCGGCGGTCATCCGCGAGGGCCGCCGTCCGCTGGCGCTCCCGGCGCCCGCGATCAACCGCCGCGCCTCGCTCTTCGCCGCCATCGCCGGCGAGCCCCCCGTGCTGCCGCGGCGGACGCTGGACAGCGCGCCGGCCGCGTTCATCGAGCGCCTGCGCTGGGAAGGCCTGCCGCGCTACGCCACGCCGGCGCAGGCCACGCCCGTGATTGCCGAGCTGCAGCAATGGTTCAACTCGCTCAATGCCAAGGCCGGCCCGGACTTCGACAGCCGCCTGCACGAGCTCGAGCGCATCTCCCGCTTTCCCGAGCGGACGCAGCGCTTCCTGGCTTCCGCGCGACGGACCCGCTGCGACTTCACCAACCTGGGCGGCATCGATATCGAGCTGTGCAATGTGGCTGGCTACCACCCCTGCTTCGAGCTGGCGCGGGCCTGA